The following coding sequences are from one Streptomyces dengpaensis window:
- a CDS encoding PEP/pyruvate-binding domain-containing protein, whose protein sequence is MLILGLAEAVGMPSDMLGGKGTGLAKLARLGLPIPPAFILTTAAYHRWFEAGFRVDDDLRDMVAEQLEQLRPQVGALGLSVSDSFLVSVRSSPVVSMPGMLNSVLNVGVTHDWLDAQPESFRHEILSEFIRTYLLASGVNRDRGSSASLRVASKYTPVGASLLDQVTACIDAVFLSNMHRKIAEFTAQRLLDDQIPIACIVQVMVYGNRSEGSASGVLWSRNIQSGEGPCAGTYLVKAQGPEVVGSAHVREPRSLIRMKADWPDVYEDLCRISDTLEAEFPHVQEVEFTVDERRVWLLQARDVSLSPLASIRLACSKVDAGMWTPAQAVLHTRADALPRLANRVAAASPDSSPDLLARGIPASAGIATGPLVVKPDEAGDPLLPDNAILLAESLTPQDDFGLMKSCAGFVTIRGGPGTHTASLLRKLGKPYVVSLDRETLLPRPGTPVRFGASTVNAGDIVTVLGSRGELFRGEIQESEDAGARELVERFAQWMTSHGSMSSWQVFNYPCQQAEQNIRNTVESVVQRCTWKSEKAIVNELLSLVPAQWRIRQEVFPAGDRDAIRSAMLSGIEEGFWIGPKVCRTADPHLGNGPWQTGIKTAEEVDSFLQDPAYAGRSPHGGYRTWVSDTAVTELVVVFDPPGKGEPELNAEHFVCTLSCAGPPAQLQIVLMLGTSRLRSLESASPHEVILVTVESDYQHPHYLGPVRPFVGRDYWSGPRPGRFAEVAMSRGELSFNRLHGLVDERSLVIAEQVTRLIVQEFWKPPFDLPHYMVALDDEFGLEILEFQGRADSRGRLAFFKLFDAKGHEEQLFIDRA, encoded by the coding sequence GTGCTCATTCTTGGTCTGGCCGAGGCCGTCGGCATGCCGTCTGACATGCTCGGGGGGAAAGGGACGGGACTGGCGAAACTCGCCCGCCTGGGCCTTCCGATCCCTCCCGCCTTCATCCTGACCACCGCGGCATATCACCGCTGGTTCGAAGCCGGATTCCGAGTCGACGACGACTTGCGCGACATGGTTGCGGAACAGCTCGAGCAGCTGAGGCCACAGGTCGGCGCGTTGGGCTTATCGGTGTCCGACTCGTTTCTGGTCTCTGTGCGATCGAGCCCCGTCGTGTCCATGCCGGGGATGTTGAACTCGGTTCTGAATGTAGGCGTCACCCATGACTGGCTGGACGCGCAGCCCGAATCATTCAGACACGAAATCCTTTCCGAATTCATACGTACCTATCTGCTGGCTTCGGGGGTCAACCGTGACAGAGGCTCCAGCGCAAGCCTTCGAGTAGCGTCCAAATATACTCCCGTGGGAGCATCGCTACTGGACCAGGTGACTGCCTGCATCGATGCCGTCTTCTTATCGAATATGCACAGGAAAATTGCCGAGTTCACTGCCCAGCGCCTTCTCGATGATCAGATACCGATTGCATGCATTGTCCAGGTGATGGTCTACGGAAACCGTTCGGAAGGGAGCGCTTCGGGAGTTCTTTGGAGCCGAAACATTCAGTCCGGAGAGGGGCCCTGTGCAGGAACTTACCTCGTGAAGGCTCAGGGGCCCGAGGTCGTCGGATCGGCCCACGTCCGTGAACCCCGGTCGCTCATCCGGATGAAGGCAGACTGGCCTGACGTATACGAGGACCTGTGCAGGATATCGGATACCTTGGAGGCCGAATTTCCGCATGTGCAGGAAGTCGAATTCACGGTAGATGAACGAAGGGTCTGGCTGTTGCAGGCCCGCGATGTCTCTTTGTCTCCACTGGCCTCCATTCGGCTCGCCTGCAGCAAGGTCGATGCGGGGATGTGGACACCTGCTCAAGCTGTCCTGCACACTCGAGCGGATGCCTTACCCAGATTGGCCAATCGGGTAGCGGCGGCATCACCGGACTCGTCGCCAGATCTTCTCGCCCGGGGGATACCTGCTTCAGCGGGCATCGCAACCGGTCCGCTGGTCGTCAAGCCGGATGAAGCCGGTGATCCACTCCTGCCGGACAATGCCATTCTTCTTGCGGAATCACTCACTCCTCAAGACGACTTCGGGCTGATGAAAAGCTGCGCCGGTTTCGTCACGATCCGTGGAGGCCCCGGCACGCACACCGCTTCTCTTCTCCGCAAGCTCGGCAAGCCCTATGTCGTCAGCCTCGACCGGGAGACTCTGCTCCCTCGACCGGGCACCCCCGTACGATTCGGAGCGAGCACGGTGAACGCGGGCGACATCGTGACGGTTCTGGGGAGTCGGGGTGAACTCTTCCGCGGAGAAATTCAGGAGTCGGAAGACGCAGGTGCCCGAGAGTTGGTCGAGCGCTTCGCGCAGTGGATGACAAGCCATGGCAGTATGAGCTCCTGGCAGGTGTTCAACTACCCATGCCAGCAGGCGGAGCAAAACATCAGGAACACCGTCGAATCGGTGGTCCAGCGGTGCACCTGGAAGTCGGAAAAGGCCATCGTCAACGAACTCCTGAGCCTTGTCCCGGCACAGTGGCGGATCAGGCAGGAGGTCTTTCCCGCCGGCGACCGCGATGCGATTCGCAGCGCAATGCTCTCGGGCATCGAGGAGGGCTTCTGGATCGGCCCCAAGGTGTGCCGAACAGCGGATCCACACCTCGGAAACGGCCCCTGGCAGACAGGGATCAAGACAGCCGAGGAAGTCGACTCCTTTCTCCAGGATCCCGCCTATGCCGGTCGCAGTCCCCACGGCGGATACCGCACCTGGGTGAGCGACACCGCGGTGACCGAACTGGTCGTCGTGTTCGACCCGCCAGGAAAAGGCGAGCCCGAACTCAACGCTGAACACTTCGTCTGCACCTTGTCCTGCGCGGGTCCACCGGCTCAGCTGCAGATCGTGCTCATGCTCGGCACATCCCGTCTGCGCTCCCTGGAGTCGGCGTCACCGCACGAGGTCATTCTTGTCACGGTGGAGTCCGACTACCAACACCCGCATTACCTGGGTCCGGTGCGCCCGTTCGTGGGCCGCGACTACTGGAGCGGCCCGAGACCCGGCCGCTTCGCCGAGGTCGCCATGTCACGAGGTGAGTTGTCGTTCAACAGGCTGCACGGGCTGGTCGACGAGCGGAGCCTCGTGATAGCCGAACAGGTGACCAGACTCATCGTGCAGGAGTTCTGGAAACCGCCATTCGATCTGCCCCACTACATGGTTGCCCTGGACGACGAGTTCGGGCTCGAAATCCTGGAATTCCAGGGAAGGGCCGACAGCAGGGGACGTCTCGCCTTCTTCAAACTGTTCGACGCGAAAGGTCACGAAGAACAGCTCTTCATCGATCGCGCCTGA
- a CDS encoding adenosylhomocysteinase, with the protein MRTSQPLAGFSIVCVQHLLASTGALIRSLSRCGADLSRMQIVGKGYSTNEAALRMLRDSGIRVLNPAFRGSADRPYDTILAEAVQSALTHVRDTSQTTARGVLLLDDGGHALTHAHKLFPPEFPVVAVEQTTRGIRAANALPPRFPVVNIGRSRAKLHLEAPLIAASMVHHLQQLLASGRDLFGDLNEVFLIGYGAVGRAVALRLRAEGYDVTIFDKAVETRRTAAAEGFLTSDDLRTRLARRCVTAASTGGVSFPADLHGALQPGSVLANMGSSDLEFAAWELRQGESVAGVYDTQGRELTGDEPNPPWDRHYLLADEQGCRYLLKGGFPIDFDGGPDPIPPSAIQLTRALLLAGVLQASDETRPGVVPLDECIEQLIMTAYTRGVAESP; encoded by the coding sequence GTGAGAACCTCCCAACCGCTCGCCGGCTTCTCGATCGTCTGTGTTCAGCATCTTCTGGCCAGTACCGGTGCGCTCATCAGATCGCTCTCCCGCTGCGGGGCGGACCTGAGTCGGATGCAGATCGTCGGCAAGGGCTATTCCACCAACGAAGCGGCGCTCCGCATGCTCCGCGACTCAGGGATACGTGTTCTCAATCCCGCATTCCGCGGATCGGCGGACCGGCCGTATGACACGATCCTCGCCGAAGCGGTGCAATCGGCCCTGACGCACGTACGGGACACGTCGCAGACCACTGCCCGGGGCGTACTGCTGCTGGACGACGGAGGGCACGCCCTCACTCACGCCCATAAGCTGTTTCCACCTGAATTTCCCGTCGTGGCAGTCGAACAGACCACCCGGGGCATACGCGCGGCGAACGCCCTTCCGCCGCGCTTCCCCGTCGTCAACATCGGGCGAAGCCGAGCCAAGTTGCACCTCGAAGCACCACTCATCGCCGCCTCCATGGTCCATCACCTGCAGCAGCTGCTGGCATCGGGACGCGATCTGTTCGGCGACCTTAATGAGGTCTTCCTCATCGGCTACGGGGCCGTCGGACGTGCCGTGGCCCTTCGACTGAGGGCGGAAGGCTACGACGTCACCATATTCGACAAAGCGGTCGAGACACGAAGGACTGCGGCGGCCGAAGGCTTCTTGACCTCCGACGATCTCCGTACCCGGCTCGCTCGGAGGTGCGTAACAGCGGCCTCGACGGGCGGTGTCTCATTCCCGGCGGACCTGCACGGAGCGCTGCAACCGGGCTCGGTCCTCGCCAACATGGGCTCGTCCGACCTGGAGTTCGCGGCCTGGGAACTCCGTCAGGGCGAAAGCGTGGCCGGCGTCTATGACACACAGGGCCGCGAACTCACCGGTGACGAACCCAACCCCCCCTGGGACAGGCACTACCTGCTCGCCGACGAACAAGGGTGCCGGTACCTGCTGAAAGGCGGATTTCCCATCGACTTCGACGGAGGACCGGACCCGATACCTCCCTCAGCCATCCAACTGACCCGCGCCCTGCTCCTGGCCGGAGTGCTCCAAGCCTCCGACGAGACGAGGCCGGGCGTGGTGCCACTGGACGAGTGCATCGAGCAGCTGATCATGACTGCGTACACGCGGGGGGTTGCGGAGAGCCCCTGA
- a CDS encoding HD domain-containing protein, whose translation MSSREVRDAVHGLIELTDHEWRVVDSPAFQRLRGVQQLPMTHLVYPGARHSRFEHCIGACHLAGRMADRLGLEPREVQRVRAAALVHDVGHGPFSQVGEFIFEELTGQTHVHEKISAAIVRFHTPAGSILDADAEWIAELLTGTGHGAQRSVARDIVSGSADIDKMDYLLRDSYFCGVDYGRFDVDKLIEAARIVHTSEGDHLAYDLDGIFAVESLLLARYHMHRQVYGHRTRVGIDKMLIRAVVSGVHEGLLPRRVFAPENLDAAFVEEYIGWDDHRTLATLAAAPDSRAGDLVRALLKRRLMKSVVKLEVDDDVAAQAIRKPAETLKKEQAAAEHLVAEAAGVDPMWVAMHWDSPQASAKEVSIVDGRTGSIGNFTELSGLFALGGPRPKPSVSVYALPPRGSDAFSVDTLAAIRQAALEALR comes from the coding sequence ATGAGCAGCAGGGAAGTCCGCGACGCCGTACATGGATTGATCGAGTTGACCGATCACGAGTGGAGGGTGGTGGACTCGCCCGCATTTCAGCGGCTACGAGGCGTACAGCAACTCCCGATGACGCATCTCGTCTATCCAGGAGCCCGGCACAGCAGGTTCGAACACTGCATCGGTGCATGTCACCTGGCGGGGCGAATGGCCGACCGTCTCGGGTTAGAGCCGAGGGAGGTGCAGCGTGTGCGGGCTGCCGCGCTGGTCCACGACGTCGGGCATGGTCCATTCTCCCAGGTCGGCGAATTCATCTTCGAGGAGTTGACGGGTCAGACGCATGTACACGAGAAGATCTCGGCCGCCATAGTCAGGTTTCACACACCGGCCGGGTCTATTTTGGACGCCGACGCGGAATGGATCGCTGAGTTGCTGACCGGAACGGGACATGGCGCCCAAAGGTCGGTGGCGCGTGACATAGTCTCCGGTTCGGCAGACATCGACAAGATGGACTACTTGCTGCGTGACAGCTATTTCTGCGGCGTCGACTACGGTCGTTTTGATGTCGACAAACTGATCGAAGCAGCAAGGATCGTCCACACCTCTGAGGGCGATCACCTCGCCTATGACCTCGATGGAATTTTCGCCGTCGAGAGTCTCCTCTTGGCGCGGTATCACATGCACCGCCAGGTGTACGGGCACAGGACTCGGGTGGGGATCGACAAGATGCTTATCCGGGCTGTTGTCTCCGGCGTCCACGAGGGCCTGCTACCGCGTCGGGTGTTCGCCCCGGAGAATCTCGATGCCGCCTTCGTGGAGGAGTACATCGGCTGGGACGACCATCGGACGTTGGCCACCCTGGCCGCAGCCCCTGACTCTCGCGCCGGCGATTTGGTCCGCGCGCTGCTCAAGCGCCGTCTGATGAAGTCGGTCGTCAAACTTGAGGTCGACGACGACGTTGCTGCTCAGGCGATTCGCAAGCCGGCGGAAACCCTGAAGAAGGAGCAGGCCGCTGCCGAACATCTGGTTGCCGAGGCCGCGGGCGTCGATCCGATGTGGGTGGCGATGCATTGGGACAGCCCGCAGGCGTCGGCCAAGGAGGTGTCCATCGTCGACGGGCGTACCGGGTCGATCGGCAACTTCACCGAACTGTCCGGCTTGTTCGCACTGGGTGGTCCGCGGCCGAAGCCGTCGGTGTCTGTCTATGCCCTCCCGCCAAGAGGATCTGACGCGTTCTCCGTCGATACGCTGGCCGCGATTCGACAGGCCGCGCTGGAAGCGCTGCGCTAG
- a CDS encoding HIT family protein produces MSGAREGKCDGSDLCAELSGATFTEFSRTYQGDPHSRVLLETANFAMVVDISPLVEGHLLVVPKKHYLSFARAMLDYRHEAISVVQRARDWVRKTYGTVTLFEHGSTAGQSGGACIAHAHIHVLPVESKRLVAVMQRDELELTALPDITSWTEATESQRPYLLCSDGESSCVALLSARVRHQYLRSASAEVLGIPDPQWDWSLVVRKDLLRGTVRRYRHAISDLEV; encoded by the coding sequence ATGAGTGGTGCTCGCGAGGGGAAGTGCGACGGATCCGATCTCTGCGCCGAACTGTCCGGGGCGACCTTCACTGAATTCAGCAGGACCTACCAGGGTGATCCGCACAGCAGGGTTCTGCTGGAGACGGCCAACTTCGCCATGGTGGTGGACATATCACCACTGGTCGAGGGTCATTTGCTCGTGGTGCCCAAGAAGCACTATCTCAGCTTCGCCCGCGCCATGCTGGACTACCGTCACGAGGCAATCAGCGTCGTCCAGAGAGCCAGGGACTGGGTGCGCAAGACCTATGGCACGGTGACGCTGTTCGAGCACGGGTCCACTGCCGGCCAGTCCGGCGGAGCCTGCATCGCGCATGCCCACATCCATGTGCTGCCCGTGGAATCCAAGAGACTGGTTGCCGTCATGCAGCGCGATGAACTGGAACTCACCGCGCTCCCGGACATCACCAGTTGGACGGAGGCCACAGAAAGTCAGCGCCCCTATCTCCTGTGCTCGGACGGCGAGTCGTCTTGTGTCGCCCTCTTGTCAGCACGCGTGCGGCATCAGTATCTGCGATCTGCGTCTGCGGAAGTTCTCGGTATACCGGACCCTCAGTGGGATTGGTCGCTCGTCGTCCGCAAAGATCTGCTGCGCGGCACCGTCCGTCGGTACCGGCACGCGATCAGCGACCTGGAGGTGTGA